A window of the Cystobacter fuscus genome harbors these coding sequences:
- a CDS encoding xanthine dehydrogenase family protein molybdopterin-binding subunit, translating into MSARLERRAVLQGALVLAFSLAGPPGLGAQTAPGRLPGDLERNPQLDAWLRIGADGVVTLKTGKVELGQGVLTAFAQLCADELDIELSRLVIVSGDTRHSPRQGATAGSMSMPEGGVAVRAAAAEARSLLLAMAGERLGVPVTRLTVQDGTITASTGGDSITYWRLMGGRTWNRKATGTVAPKPASARRYIGQPIARVDLPGKLTGEPSFVQDLRPAGLAHGRVVRAPSQGATLLEADMASVRNMPGVLGVVRDGDFLGVIAEKEWQAHKAATRLAASARWREHARLPEDPYAWLLGQKTRDTVIDHAERPEGPAPARTLEASYRRPYVMHGAIGPSCAVAHWDGDVLTLHSHSQTIFETSAAIAKMLGLPAEKVWGRHLSGSGCYGHNGADDAAADAALLARALPGRPVRVQWSRQDEHTCEPYGPAMVTKVRASVDAAGNVLDWTYELWSTSHGTRPGGDPGNLLAGRSLAKPFPQPVPRNGGPPNYAADRNAIPLYVFPGRRVTTHFVTEMPVRTSSHRALGAHANVFSIESFMDELAHAAGVDPLTYRLRHLEDPRAKDVLHKAASLLGGSARPPHHGRGLAFARYKNLASYCAVGLEVFVEPTTHALRVTRAVLAADAGEIVNPDGLTNQLEGGLIQTLSWSLKEEVRHDTRRILSRDWSSYPVLTFSEVPPVEVALIDRPGEPFLGAGEAAQGPTAAALANAVFDATGLRARELPLTPERLAALRKAAGR; encoded by the coding sequence ATGAGCGCGCGCCTCGAGCGGCGAGCGGTGCTCCAGGGCGCGCTGGTGCTGGCCTTCTCCCTCGCGGGTCCGCCGGGACTCGGAGCCCAGACGGCACCCGGGAGGCTGCCGGGAGATCTCGAGCGCAATCCCCAGCTCGACGCCTGGTTGCGCATCGGCGCGGACGGCGTGGTCACGCTCAAGACAGGCAAGGTGGAGCTGGGCCAGGGGGTGCTGACGGCCTTCGCGCAGCTATGCGCCGACGAGCTGGACATCGAGCTGTCACGGCTGGTCATCGTCTCCGGTGACACCCGGCACTCGCCCCGTCAGGGGGCCACGGCGGGGAGCATGTCCATGCCCGAAGGGGGCGTGGCGGTGCGCGCCGCCGCCGCCGAGGCGCGCTCGCTCCTGCTGGCCATGGCCGGCGAGCGGCTGGGTGTTCCCGTCACCCGGTTGACGGTCCAGGACGGCACCATCACCGCTTCCACCGGGGGCGACTCCATCACCTATTGGCGATTGATGGGGGGACGCACCTGGAACCGGAAGGCCACGGGCACCGTCGCGCCCAAGCCCGCCTCCGCGCGGCGCTACATCGGCCAGCCCATCGCGCGCGTGGATCTTCCCGGCAAGCTCACCGGCGAGCCGAGCTTCGTGCAGGATCTGCGTCCCGCCGGGCTGGCGCATGGCCGTGTCGTGCGGGCCCCGTCCCAGGGCGCGACGCTGCTCGAGGCCGACATGGCCTCGGTGCGAAACATGCCGGGAGTGCTCGGGGTGGTGCGCGACGGGGACTTCCTGGGCGTCATCGCGGAGAAGGAGTGGCAGGCCCACAAGGCGGCGACGCGCCTCGCGGCGAGCGCCCGGTGGAGGGAACACGCCCGTCTTCCGGAGGACCCCTACGCCTGGCTGCTGGGGCAGAAGACCCGGGACACGGTCATCGACCACGCCGAACGCCCGGAGGGTCCCGCCCCGGCGCGAACCCTGGAGGCCAGCTACCGCCGCCCGTATGTGATGCACGGCGCCATCGGCCCGTCGTGCGCGGTGGCGCACTGGGACGGGGACGTGCTGACGCTCCACTCCCACAGCCAGACCATCTTCGAGACGAGCGCGGCGATCGCGAAGATGCTGGGCCTGCCCGCGGAGAAGGTGTGGGGCCGGCACCTGAGCGGCTCGGGCTGCTATGGCCACAATGGGGCGGATGATGCCGCCGCGGACGCCGCGCTCCTGGCCCGCGCCCTGCCCGGCCGCCCCGTCCGGGTACAGTGGTCGCGCCAGGACGAGCACACGTGCGAGCCCTATGGCCCGGCGATGGTGACGAAGGTGCGCGCCAGCGTGGACGCGGCGGGCAACGTGCTCGACTGGACGTACGAGCTGTGGTCCACGTCGCATGGCACACGCCCGGGGGGAGATCCCGGCAACCTGCTCGCGGGCCGCTCCCTGGCCAAGCCCTTCCCCCAGCCCGTCCCCAGGAATGGCGGACCGCCCAACTACGCCGCCGACCGCAACGCCATTCCGCTCTACGTGTTTCCCGGGCGCCGGGTGACCACGCACTTCGTCACCGAGATGCCCGTGCGGACCTCGTCCCACCGCGCCCTCGGCGCCCACGCGAATGTCTTCTCCATCGAGAGCTTCATGGACGAGCTGGCCCACGCGGCGGGCGTGGATCCGCTCACCTACCGGCTGCGCCACCTGGAGGATCCCCGCGCGAAGGACGTCCTGCACAAGGCGGCCTCGCTCCTGGGTGGCTCCGCCCGCCCACCCCACCATGGGCGGGGCCTCGCCTTCGCGCGCTACAAGAACCTCGCGAGCTACTGCGCCGTGGGGCTCGAGGTCTTCGTGGAGCCCACCACCCATGCGCTCCGGGTGACGCGGGCCGTGCTGGCCGCCGACGCGGGAGAGATCGTCAATCCCGACGGGCTCACCAACCAGCTCGAGGGCGGCCTCATCCAGACCCTGAGCTGGAGTCTCAAGGAGGAGGTGCGTCACGACACGCGGCGCATCCTCTCGCGCGATTGGAGCAGCTACCCGGTGCTCACCTTCTCGGAGGTGCCGCCCGTGGAGGTCGCGCTCATCGACCGCCCGGGCGAGCCCTTCCTGGGAGCTGGAGAGGCCGCGCAGGGGCCCACGGCGGCGGCCCTGGCCAACGCCGTCTTCGACGCGACGGGCCTCCGGGCGCGGGAGCTGCCCCTGACGCCCGAGCGCCTGGCCGCGCTCCGGAAGGCGGCCGGGCGGTGA
- a CDS encoding IS66 family transposase — translation MGQAIKYMSNRWTGLTRFLSDPRVPLDNGATERAMRGPAVGRKNHYGSRSRRGTEVAALFYSLLESVKLGGVDPKRYLGDAAMAALHGEPIPHPTSSRSPPRADAPRCSLLSVLS, via the coding sequence CTGGGCCAGGCAATCAAATACATGAGCAACCGATGGACGGGACTGACTCGGTTTCTGTCGGACCCGCGCGTGCCCCTGGACAACGGCGCCACCGAGCGCGCCATGCGTGGGCCGGCGGTGGGCCGCAAGAACCACTACGGCAGCCGGAGCCGGCGCGGCACCGAGGTGGCCGCCCTCTTCTACAGTCTGCTGGAGTCGGTGAAGCTGGGTGGGGTGGACCCCAAGCGCTACCTGGGGGATGCCGCGATGGCCGCCCTGCACGGGGAACCGATTCCCCACCCAACCAGCTCGCGCAGTCCGCCGAGGGCTGATGCGCCACGCTGCTCTCTCCTGTCTGTCTTGAGCTGA
- a CDS encoding IS1380 family transposase — MTHCTPAVLHFHPTLPVHITCDAPHTSSDGGALLLRLMDERLGLTQKLAACIPDARDPARVVHSRLEQVRQRVYQMALGYEDCNDAHTLRHDPALQVACDVVPHSGSPLSSQPTLCRLENAVDGRGVRKLLGVLEQHYLDSFTSPPEVVVLDIDSTDDPTHGQQQLSLFHGFYDTHMYHPLLVFDGTTGQLVTAIPRPGTAHAARGAAGVLRRLIVALKQRYPNVRIVVRGDSGFAMPRVLRTLEELNEQLGDIDYLLGLARNPVLQRTGETVMAAANEQYAAGRPYVRHFGAFSYAAQSWPHERHVVMKAEVSAKGENPRFVVTSLHGFPPELLYDAYCERGQCENYIIMALAGSLSWAPS, encoded by the coding sequence ATGACACACTGTACTCCAGCCGTCCTCCACTTCCATCCCACTCTTCCGGTTCACATCACGTGCGACGCACCGCACACCTCCAGCGATGGCGGGGCCCTGTTGCTGAGGCTGATGGACGAGCGGTTGGGGCTCACGCAGAAGCTGGCCGCCTGCATTCCTGACGCACGCGACCCGGCGCGAGTGGTGCACTCGCGTCTGGAGCAGGTGCGCCAGCGCGTCTACCAGATGGCCCTGGGCTACGAAGACTGCAACGACGCGCACACCCTGCGCCATGACCCAGCCCTCCAGGTAGCGTGCGACGTGGTGCCGCACAGCGGCTCGCCCCTGTCCTCGCAGCCCACGCTCTGCCGCCTGGAGAACGCCGTGGACGGGCGCGGCGTGCGCAAGCTGCTGGGCGTACTGGAGCAGCATTACCTCGACTCCTTCACCTCGCCCCCCGAGGTGGTGGTGCTCGACATCGACAGCACGGACGACCCCACGCACGGCCAGCAGCAGCTCTCGCTCTTCCACGGCTTCTACGACACCCACATGTACCACCCGCTGCTGGTGTTCGACGGCACCACGGGCCAGCTCGTCACCGCCATTCCGCGGCCGGGCACCGCCCACGCCGCACGAGGAGCCGCCGGAGTGCTGCGCCGGCTCATTGTCGCGCTCAAGCAGCGCTACCCCAACGTACGCATTGTGGTGCGCGGGGACTCGGGCTTCGCCATGCCGCGGGTGCTGCGAACGCTCGAGGAGCTCAACGAGCAACTGGGCGACATCGACTACCTGCTGGGACTGGCGCGCAATCCCGTCCTCCAGCGCACGGGTGAAACCGTCATGGCCGCCGCCAACGAGCAGTACGCGGCGGGCCGCCCCTACGTGCGCCACTTCGGCGCTTTCTCTTACGCGGCGCAGTCCTGGCCTCACGAGCGCCACGTGGTGATGAAGGCCGAGGTGAGCGCCAAGGGAGAAAACCCTCGCTTCGTCGTCACCTCGCTGCACGGCTTCCCGCCCGAGCTGCTCTACGACGCCTACTGCGAGCGCGGGCAGTGCGAGAATTACATAATCATGGCCCTGGCCGGCTCGCTGAGCTGGGCGCCCTCGTGA